The DNA region GCCCGAACCCGCTCGAAGAATTCGGGCGGCTCCGTTTCCATCCGGTCGGTCGAAGCGCCCGCTGCCGCGCGCCGGGCGATGCGGGCTCTTCCCTCCGCCGAGGAGATGTCGAGGACGAAGGTCATCCCCGGGGTGAGGCCCGCGCAGGCGATCTCGTTGAGCGAGCGGAGGAGGGGGGCCGGAAAGCCCCGTCCCGATCCCTGGTATGCGAGTGTCGAGTCGGAGAAGCGATCCGAAAGGACCCAGGATTGGTTGCGCAAGGCGGGTTCGATGGCTTCCCGGACGACCTGCGCCCGTGCGGCCAGGAAGAGGAGGAGTTCGGCTTCCGGACAGATCGAAAGTTCGGGGGTTCGCTCCTTGAGCAAGGCGCGGAGCCGCTCCCCAAGCAGAGTGCCGCCCGGCTCCCGGACGGTGAGGACCCGGTGGCCCAAAGCGCGCAGCCGGGCTTCGAGCCGGCGGACTTGGGTCGACTTGCCGGCTCCTTCCGACCCCTCGAAGGTGATCAGGCGGATCGGTCGGGGGAGGCTCATTTCCTCCGGAGCTCCTGGCCGCCGGGGGTATCCCGGACGGTCCATCCCTCCTTTTCGATCGCTTCCCGCAGCAAGTCGCTCTGCGGCCAATCCTTCCGCTTCCGCGCCTCCGCCCGCCGGGCGGCCATCTCCTGCACGTGCGGCGGGATCGCATCCTGCGGCTCGCCGAGGCCGAGGATGGCATCGATCGCCTTCCAGATCGACGGCAGATCCGGCAGAGGGGCGCCGAGATCGATGGCCCGGTTGGTGGCGCGGAGGAATTCGAAGAAATGGCCCAGAGCCTCCGGGAGGTTGAGGTCGTCGGCCAGGGAGGCGCAGAATTTGTCCAGGAACTCGTTGCCGACCGGAGACCCGGCAGCGAACCGTTCGGCGGGAAGGGTGCGCCAGCGCGCCGTCCAGTCGTCGATCCGTTCGACGGCCGCCTTGGCCGCGGCGAGGCCATCCCAGGTGAAGTTCAAGGTCTGGCGGTAGTGGGCGGACGTGAGCAGGAGGAAGCGAAGATGGCGGCCGGTGTAGCCTTTGGAGAGGATGTCCTCGACCGAGTAGGTGTTGCCGAGGGATTTGGACATCTTCTCTCCGTCGACGAGCATGTGGCTGCAGTGGAGCCAGGTGCGGACGAAAGCCTTTCCGGTCGCGCAGCAGCTCTGCGCGATCTCGTTTTCATGGTGCGGGAAGATCAGATCGACGCCGCCGCAATGGATGTCGAACTCCTGCCCCAGGTAATGCATGCTCATGGCCGAGCACTCGATATGCCAGCCGGGCCTCCCTCTGCCCCAGGGAGAATCCCAACCGACCTCCCCATCCTCGGGCT from Methylacidimicrobium sp. AP8 includes:
- the tmk gene encoding dTMP kinase, with protein sequence MSLPRPIRLITFEGSEGAGKSTQVRRLEARLRALGHRVLTVREPGGTLLGERLRALLKERTPELSICPEAELLLFLAARAQVVREAIEPALRNQSWVLSDRFSDSTLAYQGSGRGFPAPLLRSLNEIACAGLTPGMTFVLDISSAEGRARIARRAAAGASTDRMETEPPEFFERVRAAYRKLAESEPGRIVLIDASGSEEEIATRIWENVSRVFGL
- the cysS gene encoding cysteine--tRNA ligase, which gives rise to MIRCRHRLHFFNTLSRRREEFQPLSPPKVRLYACGPTVYGRAHIGNFRTFLFVDLLRRVLRLFGFEPESVMNYTDVDDKTIAAARAASLPLREFTSRYIRLFEEDLKILHILLPDHHPKATDHIGIMIALIEELLRKGHAYVGEDGSVYFRISSYPNYGKLAHLDRQGLQPGTRIAEDEYIKESVGDFALWKAWKPEDGEVGWDSPWGRGRPGWHIECSAMSMHYLGQEFDIHCGGVDLIFPHHENEIAQSCCATGKAFVRTWLHCSHMLVDGEKMSKSLGNTYSVEDILSKGYTGRHLRFLLLTSAHYRQTLNFTWDGLAAAKAAVERIDDWTARWRTLPAERFAAGSPVGNEFLDKFCASLADDLNLPEALGHFFEFLRATNRAIDLGAPLPDLPSIWKAIDAILGLGEPQDAIPPHVQEMAARRAEARKRKDWPQSDLLREAIEKEGWTVRDTPGGQELRRK